The nucleotide sequence GGGTACGGCCACGGGGACCCTCCGATCGTAGTGTTCTTGCATGCAATTACGCCGGTCGTCGTGCGTGTAGGAAGCCTGACGACGACGTGTTTCCCGAACCTCGCCGCGTGCGGCTGTGGCTCCGGCGGTTCGTTGTGCCGATTCTGACATGCAAGATAGGTTGGTCGTCATGACATCGGTCCCGGGGCAGGGCGCAGCGGCCACGACCGGCGGCGCCCGCGGCGCCCAGGCCCGGGTGCTGGACGGTCTGCGCGCGGCCATCGTCGACGGCGCGCACGGCCCGGGACAGTCGCTGTCGGAGGTGGCCCTCGCCACCGAGTACGAGGTCTCCCGCACCCCGGTCCGCGAGGCCCTCAAACAGCTGCAGATCGAGGGCCTCGTCGAGATCCGGCCGCGGGTCGGCACGTTCGTGCGGGTGCCGACCCGGCGTGAGCTCGTCGAGCTGTTCGAGCTCAAGGAGATGCTGGAGGGGATGGGCGCGCGGTTGCTGGCCGGGCGTGGGGACATCCCCGTTCTCGACGAGCTCGCGGAGAACCTGGAGCGGTCGGGGGAGGCGGTGGCTCGTGATGATGCCGGGGCGTATGCGCGGCTGGTGCACGAGTTCCACGAGCTGTTGGTGATCGGTGCGGACAATTCTCGGCTGGTTGCGCATTACCGGACGTTGATGAACCAGCTCGCGTATCACCGGCTGGTGTCGGCGTCGTTGACCCGGCCCG is from Pseudonocardia autotrophica and encodes:
- a CDS encoding GntR family transcriptional regulator, which gives rise to MTSVPGQGAAATTGGARGAQARVLDGLRAAIVDGAHGPGQSLSEVALATEYEVSRTPVREALKQLQIEGLVEIRPRVGTFVRVPTRRELVELFELKEMLEGMGARLLAGRGDIPVLDELAENLERSGEAVARDDAGAYARLVHEFHELLVIGADNSRLVAHYRTLMNQLAYHRLVSASLTRPGRLGASLAEHRRVLELVREKDGFGAEFAMRDHVRSSERAAMSVEDPLGTNAPDGPPELG